The Sylvia atricapilla isolate bSylAtr1 chromosome 30, bSylAtr1.pri, whole genome shotgun sequence region TCCTCTCACTCTTCCTGAGGTTCCTATTTCATGGCAGTCTGGGTTTCCCCAGCACTTGCAGTCAGCACTGAACCTTGGTGAGACAGAATAATCCTGTTCAGGATCTGAATCTCTTTGGGAGTGTTGGGACAAGGTGCCTCCTCCACTCCCTGTTTTCTCCTAGGaacttgttttcttccctccatGGCAGTGGGTGCTGGGCtggtccccagggctgtgggaatgTGAGGATTGAGTGGGGCTGGAGGTCCCAACTGCTGACCTGGGCCTAGTCAGGGGCATGGCAGAGGTGGGGAAACTGGCAGTACCATCACTTGATGATGGCAGGAGTGTGGTGACAGCCTGCTGGGGAGGCTGGAGAGCAAGTGCTGGCAGAGGGATCTGgtgatggcagcaggagcagggctgggggtgcagcaGGGGACCCTTCCCCAGTGAAGACACAGGTGTGTCTGGCCTGAGCACTGCTGGTGTTCCTGGCTCTTGGCTGAGCCAGAAATTGGGCTaggcagcaacagcagaaactGATCCTTCTTCTCTTGGCTTGTGGCATGGAGAGAGGTGTTCCTCCTACCAAATCCTCACTCTTCTCTCTGGAATCATGTTTCTTGGAATTTTTCCACCACGCTCTGGGTCTGTCTGGACCTTACAGGAACACAAAGGTCTCTGAGGTGGTCAGGTCATGGCAGCACTTGCAGAGTGACTGACCCTGCCACAGTGCAGACAATGGAGAGGAATTTGTCTTGGCACCTGTAGATCCCCTAGTGTCGGGCAGTGATGACTCCCAGGGCCACATGCCGTACAGCTTCCCGCTCCTCGGTTCACTCTGGGGTAGGTCATGGCTTGGGAAGGTCAGGAACTGAACGTGAAGTTTCCACACTTTATACTATGGGCAAGTCCTTTCTCTTGAACTTGTAGGTTTTCCAAGAAGTACCTGTGTGGCTGAGGAAGTGTCCTTATAGGATATGAACCGTTGTAGTGAAGAAGGGATTGCAACTAACGCTCCCAACCGGtgtgtatattttcttttcaaataacaCCTTGACACACACACTACAGTCACCCACCGCACGGAGAGATCCAGGTTTCTGTACACACACCAGACACTGATGATGGAATCCACGGCCGCTGGGCTGGGCCTGACCAGAGCTCTGTGGAAAATGTACCGTGCCTTTTGTTGGGTGACCTGACGCTGCTGAAAGCCCATCAGCGGGGCCATTGCTCCACGtgctccctgagctgtgcttcTCTGGAGTGGCTCCAGCCTTGGATCTGAGCTGGAGTGGTCTGGGGTGGAGTGTGAGGGAACTATGTAGGTGTCCCAACCATCCCTGGGTCCAGGGCCGAATCCTCCTTTTGGGAGGACTGCATGGTTAGGACAGTGTGACAGCGCAGATTCCTTCACCAAATCCTCCAAGTTGGTGGAAGACATGGATATGTTTTTATCCCAGCCAGATCAGCTCTGGGCAGGCTTTTTCTATGTTTTCATGTTGCCGAGACCTTCAATCTACTCTGTGCCAGTCCCCTACTCCAAGCACCTGAGGGAGTGGTGGTGGCTGTTAGGCAGGTGCATCCCTGCGATGTCTCCTGTCCTTCACGCTCTTGCATGGACGTCCCTGGTGTTTCTCTGGTGGGGGGCCAGGGCCCAGGCTCGGCACGGGCTCAGTCTGCTCGTGCTGCCTCGGAATTCTGCCTTATGGAGCCGGAGCTGAGACGTGCTGGTGGTTTCTCATCTCAAATCCTGGTCTGGGAGGAAAACGCTCTGTTCTAACCACAGCTTTCTGATCTTTACATTAGGATGTGTTTGGTGATGACTCTGAGGTCTCCAAAGAATCCTCTGGCGTCAAGAAGCGGCGCATCCCACGGTTTGAGGAGGTTGAGGATGAGCCTGAAGTTATTCCAGGCCCACCATCGGAGAGCCCAGGGATGCTGACTAAGCTCCAGGTCAGTCCAGCTGCGCCATGTCCCAACACAGTGTAGAGTTTATCCTAAGTTGTATCCCAGATGGAAGATTCATATCCCAGTGGCAAAGAAAAACTCACTGTCTGTTTTCCCACAGATCAAACAGATGATGGAGGCAGCCACCCGGCAGattgaagagaggaaaaagcagctgagtTTCATCAGTCCTCCGACACCACAGGTATCTACTGCAGGCAGCGGGCAAATCCTGCACATCTCTGGCCACTGTTTCAGCTGTGATACATGTTGGCCTGGGTCTGCTGGAACAGGCACGGAACAAAACTTCCTTCTCTGTCAACAGCccaaaatttcttcttcatccCAATCGGAACGGCTCCCCATCGGCAACACAATCCAGCCCTCGCAAGCAGCCACGTTCATGAATGATGCCATTGAGAAGgccaggaaagctgcagagctgcaggcccGGATCCAGGCTCAGCTGGCCTTGAAACCAGGGCTCATTGGGAATGCCAACATGGTTGGGTTGGCCAACCTGCACGCCATGGGCATCGCGCCGCCGTGAGTACCCCCAGCGCCAGGCACGGGCTGGCCAGAGGCTTCTCTGGTGCTCTTGGTTCCCATTCAATGGCTTTAATTGTTGCTGAAGGAACagattttatattaaaagagGTGAAATGGAAGTTCCTCCTTCCTTAGCCAAGGTTCCCTAATTGTGCACACAAGGTTGGAATCTCTTCTGGCAGTACAAATGAGCCATGAAAATCGTGGGAATAAGCTCAGGTTTCCTTTGAGTTAGTGCTGTATTCACATATGAATGCAACACATCTTGTCCTGCCCCCAGGAAAGTGGAGCTGAAGGATCAGACCAAGCCAACGCCTCTGATCCTGGATGAGCAGGGCCGGACAGTGGATGCCAGTGGGAAGGAGATTGAGCTGACCCACCGCATGCCCACCCTAAAGGCCAACATCCGAGCAGTGAAGAGAGAGCAGTTCAAACAGCAGCTCAAGGAAAAGCCCTCGGAGGACATGGAGTCAAACACGTACTTTGACCCCCGGGTCTCCATAACCCCAGCCCAGCGGCAGAAACGCACCTTTAAGTTCCACGAAAAAGGCAAATTTGAGAAAATTGCCCAGAGGTTGCGAACAAAGGTATCAGAGGCCTCATCCTGCTGATGAGAGCATGGGTAGGAGGGGGTTTCtcctctcctgggctgggaagggacccaGGGTGGCTTTGATTCAGAATTTTCCAGTCAAATCACCTGaaacttttccttaaaaaccCTATTTTTGTTGGGATGGCATGTGCCCAAGTCAGCACTTTTGTGTGTAATGGGTTTTCTCACCAGTTTCTCCACCTGTTGAAAGGCAAAATCTCCTTTTTTGACAAGACATTGAAAATTCCCAagagaacagatttttctctggCTGAGTGATCAACTCAGAAATGGAGatttaaaggaattttgttAAAATGCTCCAAGTTCttggggagaaggggagagaaaaagtCCAGGGATATGGTCCCAAGAGGGAGATCTTCCTTTGGGAATGTCCCAGGAATAAGAGCAGAGTTTTGGCAGGCTTGGGAGCTTCCCCTCACCATCATGTGCTGTGTAGTTTCTCTTGCAGTCTGCTTCAGATTGTTTAAGAACCCAGATAAATCAGGTCTTCACAGGGGTTCTGTTGTTTTGGAATGACCtttctgttccatttttcttctcaggctCAGCTAGaaaagctgcaggcagagatTTCCCAGGCTGCCAGGAAAACTGGGATTCACACTTCCACCAAATTGGCTCTGATCACCCCTAAGAAGGAGCTGAAGGAGGGGGAGATCCCCGAGATTGAGTGGTGGGACTCCTACATCATCCCCAATGGCCTGGATTTGTGAGTATTTCCGGGTACCGATGGGTCTGCCACTGCAGGAATTCAGGAGCTGCATGGTGTGTCTGGGAAGCACATGGGGAAATCATGCCAGATGTTTGTGCTTGAGCATCAAATTCCATCTCTCACCTTCAAGATACAGGCACTGGGTTTGCTCCCAAAGTTTCTCTGGGGGTTGTAATAGGCAGCTGTTGTGGAGTTGGGAGGATATTTTAGCCCAGACTTGGGgaggtttgcttttgtttccaaGCTGGAGCATTCCACACAAGTTGTGTTCATGATGGATGTGAGGCCTTGCCTCTGAACCCCAAAATGGAGGAGGACACCTGTACATTAACACCATGGCTCTGGGGGTCTCCTTGATCCCATCGAGCTCTGGGTTGGGATTTGTGCTCGTATTTGTGCTGGGAATTCTGCCATGAATTCCAACTCTTTCCTTTCTAGAAAAGGCGGGGCGACCTCAAAGAAAGACGAGTACTTTGGGATCACGAACCTGGTGGAGCACCcggcccagctcagccccccaggTATGGTCCTGGCTTGGGGGCTTTGGCTGTTCAGGCAGCCCCAACCCTTCCACGGAGCACTGCCAGTGTTCTTCTGGTCCTGGTGgagccctgtgtcccctggaTCCTCCAGGGCACATTCCTGATGGTCTCATTTCCTTGCCAGTGGACAGTGACACGCCGGTGACCCTCGGTGTGTATTTAacaaagaaagagcagaagaaattacGGCGCCAGACACGGCGAGAAGcccagaaggagctgcaggagaaggtcAGGCTGGGCCTGATGCCACCACCAGAACCCAAAGGTGAGTGACAGCTAGGCCCTGGCCAGACAGGGATGTGTTGGGaatgctgacagcagcacagccttggTGGGATTGCACGGATCTGAAATCCACACAGACAGTGGGTTTTTATGTGTGTGCAAGTGCTCTGGTGGAAAAAGGCTCCAGTGGGAGCCTCTCCCATTGCCATGTCCAACAGGAGCCCTCCCAGCACCTCTTTCATTCCTTTGCAGTGAGGATTTCCAACCTGATGCGGGTGCTGGGCACGGAAGCTGTCCAGGACCCAACCAAGGTGGAAGCTCACGTCCGAGCGCAGATGGCCAAGAGACAGAAGTAGGTGGCACCTTGTACTGTGACATTTTGGGACACTTTTGGCTAGGTTTAGTTCTGGTGTTTTGTTTAGGGGCAGTCTTTTCAGTGGTACCTGTTTGTTTCCAGGGCTCACGAGGAAGCAAATGCAGCAAGGAagctcacagcagagcagaggaaagccAAGAAGGTGAAAAAGCTCAAGGAAGATGTTTCACAGGGAGTTCACATAGCTGTGTACAGGTGAGTGAGCTCCAGGAGTTCAGAGAGAGCTCGCAGGTGAGCTCTGTTGCTGGGCCTGGTTGGGACAGAGGGACCTCTGAGGGCTGGGATAACAGTTCTGGTTTTCCACAAatacttgattatttttttcatcttatcCTTAGGGTCCGAAACTTGAGCAATCcagcaaaaaaattcaaaattgaaGCAAATGCTGGGCAGCTGTACCTCACGGGTGTGGTGGTCCTGCACAAAGATGTCAACGTGGTGGTGGTAGAAGGAGGTGAGGCCCTCTAGGCAGGCTTGGGTCACCACAGAGCATTCCAGAGCTTGCCTCCAGCAGGAATTGCTATGGAAATTGGTGACAGGGATAGGGAAGGACAAGGAAGTAAGGAGGCAATTACAAACTCCCTTAATTACATCATTAATGGGGTTAGCAATGACTGCAGAGTGCAGTAATCCAGTCAGAAAACCTGGATCATTCTATGAGGAAGGGAgtctctgccagctgcaggttaagagattttctgaaaatgttttgattctTCCACAGGCCcgaaagcacagaagaaattcaAACGTCTTATGCTCCATCGAATAAAGTGGGATGAGCAGACATCAAACACAAAGGGAGAGGGTGAGCAATGCTGTGCTGGTGTGAGAGGTGGGgagtcctgctcctgctctaCCTCCGGGACTAAATGGGCTTTTATTGGTGGGGTTTTTCCAGATGATGATGAGTCTGATGAGGAGTCcgttaagaaaacaaacaaatgctcTCTGGTTTGGGAGGTGAGTCATGGTGGTGGTTCCATACCAGGATGTGGCTCTGAGGTGGGATCCAACTCTCTATCACATTCCTTGAGCTGTAGCCTGAAAAAACGTGGAATATTGCCGTGTTCCCCACATCCCCTGGAGCTGCATTTTCTGCGCAGAGGGTGGGAATTGGGGTGTCACCGCTCGTCTCCCTCCAGGGCACGGCGAAGGATCGCAGCTTTGGCGAGATGAAGTTCAAGCAGTGCCCCACGGAGAACATGGCGCGGGAGCACTTCAAGAAGCACAGCGCCGAGCACTACTGGGACCTGGCGCTCAGCGAGTCCGTGCTCGAGTCCACAGACTGAGCCCGGCCAcggccccgctcctgccccacagcccctgagcCAGACAGCTCCCTTCACTCTCCTCAGCACCCCCAttaaagacatattttttaaaacacatcgCTGTAGTGTGTTTTTGGGTAAAGAGGGCAAAGGAAAACAGTGCTTGACTTTATTGAGGGAAGGGACCAGTGACCTGTGAGGGGGCTGGGGGTCAGACGCCACTACCTCTTTTCTAAGGACGGGGCCCCAACTGTGCTGGGGGAGGTCCAGGTTTGATTTCGGGGGGTTTTCTTcgaatccccatccctggctcTGTCCAAGAACGACTGGAAGTGGCACACAGTGCTCTGGGACAaggtcacaggttggactcagaagtcttttccaacctcagtgattccGGGATTCGCGGCATAAACACCGTTTTCATGCCCGCGCCGTGCCCGCGCTCTCCGCCTCCCTCACGGCCGGGAACGGGGGGGGAGCAAACAGTTGGGGGGCGCCGCCATCTtgcgggcggggcgggcgcgcgcgcaggcgcggcgggggcggggcgtGCGCGTGCGCGTCCCGCCCGTGTGCGGGAGTCACAAAATGGCGGCgggggggcgggcggcgcgcgCGGGGGGGGCCGGGCCGTGACCGCCTCCGGTACCGGCACCGCCTCGGGCCGGCGCCGCCTCCGGCACCACCCGGGCGCTCCCGGGGCCCCCGTGATCCCTCCGGGCCGGGACCGCCTTTGGCACCGCCCGGGCCGAGCGATTCTCCCCGGCGGGGACCGCCTCCCGCCGCCTCTGGCACCGCCCGAGCACCCCCCGCGCCCCCTCGATCccccgggccgtgcccgccgcccggccccgctcccgggccccgccgccccgtgaggcgccgccccgccgccccccgcgcgGCCCGGCCGCGAGCAGCGCGGGAAGATGGCGGcgggcggcggaggcggcggccgggcctcctcgtcctcctcttcctcggccgccgccgcctcgtCCGCGGCCGGCGCGCTCGAGGCCTCGCTCGACAGGAAGCTGCAGGCGGTGACCAACACGATGGAGTCGATCCAGGGCCTCTCCTCGTGGTGCCTGGAGAACAAGCGGCACCACAGCACCATCGTGTACCACTGGATGAAGTGGCTGCGCCGCTGTGAGTGCGGGCccggggggcggccgggggcaGAACGGGGCGCAGCGAGCGCGGCCGCGCCGGAGGCTTCGGCCTCGCCGCCGGGGGCGAGCCCGCACCGAGCGCTCGGGAACCGGCCGGTGTAGGCGGCCGCCACGCAGGGTCGGGTTATCCTCGTAGACAGGCTTGAGTTGGAAAGCACTTTAAAGCTTCCAGtcccaacccctgccatgggcacggacaccttccactagaccaggttgttccgagcccggccttggacacttccagaggtAGGGAAGCCACTGTTGCTCTGGGctacctgtgccagggccttaaCACCCtaacagggaagaattccttcctgacACCTAATCTAAATCTGTCCCTTTTACTTAGAAAACGTTCCCTCTTGTTCCGTGTGCATCACCTTGTCATGCTTGGAGGAACACAGCGTGCTTGCCTGCACCTCGGTGGTGGCACCTTTGTCCTCCAGAATCCATGATGTCCCAAAGCAGCTCTTTGGGGGCTCAAGGACCAGGGTCTGTTTCTGTGCCCTGCctggccagagcagctgggggtgGGCACAGACAGTCTGGGTGCCAGTGCTGGGATTTGCAGTGCTCATCAGGATGTGTCCCTGACCTGGAGGGAGAAGG contains the following coding sequences:
- the PRPF3 gene encoding U4/U6 small nuclear ribonucleoprotein Prp3 isoform X2, which produces MSLSKRELDELKPWIEKTVKRVLGFSEPTVVTAALNCVGKGMDKKKAADHLKPFLDDSTLRFVDKLFEAVEEGRSSRHSKSNSDRNRKRELKDVFGDDSEVSKESSGVKKRRIPRFEEVEDEPEVIPGPPSESPGMLTKLQIKQMMEAATRQIEERKKQLSFISPPTPQPKISSSSQSERLPIGNTIQPSQAATFMNDAIEKARKAAELQARIQAQLALKPGLIGNANMVGLANLHAMGIAPPKVELKDQTKPTPLILDEQGRTVDASGKEIELTHRMPTLKANIRAVKREQFKQQLKEKPSEDMESNTYFDPRVSITPAQRQKRTFKFHEKGKFEKIAQRLRTKAQLEKLQAEISQAARKTGIHTSTKLALITPKKELKEGEIPEIEWWDSYIIPNGLDLKGGATSKKDEYFGITNLVEHPAQLSPPVDSDTPVTLGVYLTKKEQKKLRRQTRREAQKELQEKVRLGLMPPPEPKGPKAQKKFKRLMLHRIKWDEQTSNTKGEDDDESDEESVKKTNKCSLVWEGTAKDRSFGEMKFKQCPTENMAREHFKKHSAEHYWDLALSESVLESTD
- the PRPF3 gene encoding U4/U6 small nuclear ribonucleoprotein Prp3 isoform X3; amino-acid sequence: MLTKLQIKQMMEAATRQIEERKKQLSFISPPTPQPKISSSSQSERLPIGNTIQPSQAATFMNDAIEKARKAAELQARIQAQLALKPGLIGNANMVGLANLHAMGIAPPKVELKDQTKPTPLILDEQGRTVDASGKEIELTHRMPTLKANIRAVKREQFKQQLKEKPSEDMESNTYFDPRVSITPAQRQKRTFKFHEKGKFEKIAQRLRTKAQLEKLQAEISQAARKTGIHTSTKLALITPKKELKEGEIPEIEWWDSYIIPNGLDLKGGATSKKDEYFGITNLVEHPAQLSPPVDSDTPVTLGVYLTKKEQKKLRRQTRREAQKELQEKVRLGLMPPPEPKVRISNLMRVLGTEAVQDPTKVEAHVRAQMAKRQKAHEEANAARKLTAEQRKAKKVKKLKEDVSQGVHIAVYRVRNLSNPAKKFKIEANAGQLYLTGVVVLHKDVNVVVVEGGPKAQKKFKRLMLHRIKWDEQTSNTKGEDDDESDEESVKKTNKCSLVWEGTAKDRSFGEMKFKQCPTENMAREHFKKHSAEHYWDLALSESVLESTD
- the PRPF3 gene encoding U4/U6 small nuclear ribonucleoprotein Prp3 isoform X1 — protein: MSLSKRELDELKPWIEKTVKRVLGFSEPTVVTAALNCVGKGMDKKKAADHLKPFLDDSTLRFVDKLFEAVEEGRSSRHSKSNSDRNRKRELKDVFGDDSEVSKESSGVKKRRIPRFEEVEDEPEVIPGPPSESPGMLTKLQIKQMMEAATRQIEERKKQLSFISPPTPQPKISSSSQSERLPIGNTIQPSQAATFMNDAIEKARKAAELQARIQAQLALKPGLIGNANMVGLANLHAMGIAPPKVELKDQTKPTPLILDEQGRTVDASGKEIELTHRMPTLKANIRAVKREQFKQQLKEKPSEDMESNTYFDPRVSITPAQRQKRTFKFHEKGKFEKIAQRLRTKAQLEKLQAEISQAARKTGIHTSTKLALITPKKELKEGEIPEIEWWDSYIIPNGLDLKGGATSKKDEYFGITNLVEHPAQLSPPVDSDTPVTLGVYLTKKEQKKLRRQTRREAQKELQEKVRLGLMPPPEPKVRISNLMRVLGTEAVQDPTKVEAHVRAQMAKRQKAHEEANAARKLTAEQRKAKKVKKLKEDVSQGVHIAVYRVRNLSNPAKKFKIEANAGQLYLTGVVVLHKDVNVVVVEGGPKAQKKFKRLMLHRIKWDEQTSNTKGEDDDESDEESVKKTNKCSLVWEGTAKDRSFGEMKFKQCPTENMAREHFKKHSAEHYWDLALSESVLESTD